A section of the Streptomyces xinghaiensis S187 genome encodes:
- a CDS encoding NAD-glutamate dehydrogenase: protein MQNKLDEAKAELLARAARVAEKSPAGGGQPAGFHRDGILDEEALRAYLQRYYRHTAAEDLVDRDPVDVLGAALSHLRLAENRPQGKANVRVYTPTVEENGWTCSHSVVEVVTDDMPFLVDSVTNELSRQGRGIHVVVHPLVPVRRDVTGTLIEVLDPGRAPGERTLDALSESWIHVEIDRETDRADLKQITADLRRVLSDVRETVEDWEKMHGAALRLADDLHTEPISEDVPAQDVEEARELLRWLAADHFTFLGYREYELTSVPGESGGEEDALRAVPGTGLGILRSDPNHRRDSEGRPVSSSFSRLPADARAKAREHRLLVLTKANSRATVHRPSYLDYIGVKKFDSHGNVIGERRFLGLFSSAAYTESVTRVPVVRRKVAEVLSGAGVDADSHDGRDLLQILETYPRDELFQTPVGQLRSIATSVLYLQERRRLRLYLRQEEYGRYYSALVYLPRDRFNTTVRLRLIDILKEELGGTSVDFTAWNTESILSRLHFVIRVPQGTELPDLTDADAERIEARLAEAARSWTDGFSEALHAELGEEYAAELARRYGDAFPEGYKADHSPRSAVSDLQHLEKLTPGERDFALSLYEPVGAAPGERRFKIYRTGEQVSLSAVLPVLQRLGVEVVDERPYELRCADRTTAWIYDFGLRMPKTDGDYLGDDARDRFQEAFAAVWKGEAENDGFNALVLSAGLTWRQAMVLRAYAKYLRQAGSTFSQEYMEDTLRHNVHTTRLLVSLFEARMAPERQRAGRELTDGLLEELEGALDQVASLDEDRILRSFLTVINATLRTNHFQHADGGSGKGGQHADGGSGKGGRHAEGGSGKGGRHAEGGRGERDADTGRRWHGYVSFKLDPQAIPDLPAPRPAYEIWVYSPRVEGVHLRFGKVARGGLRWSDRREDFRTEILGLVKAQMVKNTVIVPVGAKGGFVGKRLPDPAVDRDAWLAEGIACYKTFISGLLDITDNLVGGEVVHPEDVVRHDGDDTYLVVAADKGTASFSDIANEVATAYGFWLGDAFASGGSAGYDHKGMGITARGAWESVKRHFRELGHDTQTEDFTVVGVGDMSGDVFGNGMLLSEHIRLVAAFDHRHIFLDPDPDAAVSYAERRRLFELPRSSWADYDASLLSPGGGIHPRSAKSVPVNAHIREALGIEAGITKMTPAELMKAILSAPVDLLWNGGIGTYVKAASESNADVGDKANDAIRVDGRDVRAKVIGEGGNLGATQLGRIEFAVHGGPDRTGGHVNTDAIDNSAGVDTSDHEVNIKILLNAVVANGDMTVKQRNKLLAEMTDEVGALVLRNNYAQNVALANAVTQASSLLHAHQRAIRRLERTGDLDRALEFLPADRQIKERLANGRGLTQPELAVLLAYDKITAAEELIGTDLPDDPYLQRLLHAYFPQALRERFPEQIDGHALRREIVTTVLVNDTVNSAGTTFLHRMREETGASTAEVVRAQTSARAIFGLSSVWDAVEALDNRVPAVVQTRIRLHSRRLVERGTRWLLNNRPQPLEIAETIDFFGERVEAVWSQLPKLLRGADLEWYQANLDDLTAAGVPGELAARVAGFSSAFPTLDIVAIADRNDKTPLDVAEVYYDLADRLRISRLMDRIIELPRSDRWQSMARAAIREDLFAAHAALTADVLAAGNGTSTPEQRFDAWQRKNSAILARARATLDEIHGSDAFDLANLSVAMRTMRTLLRAHR from the coding sequence ATGCAGAACAAGCTGGACGAAGCCAAGGCCGAGCTGCTCGCCCGAGCAGCCCGGGTCGCCGAGAAGAGCCCGGCCGGAGGCGGACAGCCGGCCGGTTTCCACCGCGACGGAATCCTCGACGAGGAGGCCCTCCGCGCCTACCTCCAGCGCTACTACCGGCACACCGCGGCGGAGGACCTGGTCGACCGCGACCCGGTCGACGTCCTCGGCGCGGCCCTCTCCCACCTCCGGCTCGCCGAGAACCGCCCGCAGGGCAAGGCGAACGTCCGGGTGTACACCCCCACCGTCGAGGAGAACGGCTGGACGTGCAGCCACTCCGTGGTGGAGGTGGTCACGGACGACATGCCCTTCCTGGTCGACTCCGTCACCAACGAGCTGTCCCGCCAGGGCCGCGGCATCCACGTCGTCGTTCACCCGCTGGTGCCCGTCCGCCGCGACGTCACCGGCACGCTGATCGAGGTCCTCGACCCGGGCCGGGCGCCCGGTGAGCGCACGCTCGACGCGCTCTCCGAGTCCTGGATCCACGTCGAGATCGACCGCGAGACCGACCGCGCGGATCTCAAGCAGATCACCGCGGATCTGCGCCGGGTCCTCTCCGACGTCCGGGAGACCGTCGAGGACTGGGAGAAGATGCACGGCGCCGCGCTGCGCCTCGCCGACGACCTCCACACCGAGCCGATCTCCGAGGACGTGCCCGCGCAGGACGTCGAGGAGGCCCGGGAACTGCTCCGCTGGCTGGCCGCCGACCACTTCACCTTCCTCGGCTACCGCGAGTACGAGCTGACGTCCGTGCCCGGCGAGAGCGGCGGCGAGGAGGACGCGCTGCGCGCGGTCCCGGGCACCGGGCTCGGCATCCTCCGCTCCGACCCGAACCACCGGCGCGACAGCGAGGGCCGGCCGGTCTCGTCCTCGTTCAGCCGGCTGCCGGCCGACGCCCGGGCCAAGGCCCGCGAGCACCGGCTGCTGGTGCTGACCAAGGCGAACAGCCGGGCCACCGTGCACCGCCCCTCCTACCTCGACTACATCGGGGTCAAGAAGTTCGACAGCCACGGCAACGTCATCGGTGAGCGCCGCTTCCTCGGCCTCTTCTCCTCCGCCGCGTACACCGAGTCGGTCACCCGCGTGCCGGTCGTCCGCCGCAAGGTGGCCGAGGTGCTCTCCGGCGCGGGCGTCGACGCCGACAGCCACGACGGGCGCGACCTGCTGCAGATCCTGGAGACCTACCCGCGGGACGAACTGTTCCAGACCCCGGTCGGCCAGCTCCGCTCCATCGCCACCAGCGTGCTCTACCTCCAGGAGCGCCGCCGGCTCCGCCTCTACCTGCGCCAGGAGGAGTACGGCCGCTACTACTCGGCCCTGGTCTACCTGCCGCGGGACCGCTTCAACACCACCGTCCGGCTGCGGCTGATCGACATCCTCAAGGAGGAACTGGGCGGCACCAGCGTCGACTTCACCGCCTGGAACACAGAATCGATTCTCTCCCGGCTGCACTTCGTCATCCGGGTCCCGCAGGGCACGGAGCTCCCCGACCTGACGGATGCCGACGCCGAGCGGATCGAGGCACGCCTCGCCGAGGCCGCCCGCTCCTGGACCGACGGCTTCTCCGAGGCACTCCACGCCGAGCTCGGCGAGGAGTACGCCGCCGAGCTCGCCCGGCGCTACGGTGACGCCTTCCCCGAGGGCTACAAGGCCGACCACTCGCCGCGCAGCGCCGTCTCCGACCTCCAGCACCTGGAGAAGCTCACCCCGGGTGAGCGGGACTTCGCGCTCAGCCTGTACGAGCCGGTGGGCGCCGCCCCGGGCGAACGCCGTTTCAAGATCTACCGCACCGGTGAGCAGGTCTCGCTGTCCGCGGTGCTGCCCGTGCTCCAGCGGCTGGGCGTCGAGGTCGTCGACGAACGCCCGTACGAGCTGCGCTGCGCCGACCGCACCACCGCCTGGATCTACGACTTCGGGCTGCGGATGCCGAAGACCGACGGCGACTACCTCGGCGACGACGCCCGCGACCGCTTCCAGGAGGCGTTCGCCGCCGTCTGGAAGGGCGAGGCCGAGAACGACGGCTTCAACGCGCTGGTGCTGAGCGCCGGACTGACCTGGCGGCAGGCCATGGTGCTGCGCGCCTACGCGAAGTACCTGCGGCAGGCGGGCTCGACGTTCAGCCAGGAGTACATGGAGGACACCCTCCGCCACAATGTCCACACCACCCGGCTGCTCGTCAGCCTGTTCGAGGCCCGGATGGCCCCGGAACGGCAGCGGGCCGGCCGCGAGCTCACCGACGGGCTGCTGGAGGAACTCGAGGGCGCCCTCGACCAGGTGGCGAGCCTGGACGAGGACCGCATCCTGCGCTCCTTCCTCACCGTCATCAACGCCACGTTGCGCACCAACCACTTCCAGCATGCGGATGGTGGAAGCGGCAAGGGGGGCCAGCATGCGGATGGTGGAAGCGGCAAGGGGGGCCGGCATGCGGAGGGTGGAAGCGGCAAGGGGGGCCGGCATGCGGAGGGTGGACGCGGCGAGCGGGATGCGGACACCGGACGCCGCTGGCACGGCTACGTCTCCTTCAAGCTCGACCCGCAGGCCATCCCCGATCTGCCGGCGCCCCGCCCCGCGTACGAGATCTGGGTCTACTCGCCCCGCGTCGAGGGCGTCCACCTCCGCTTCGGCAAGGTGGCCCGCGGCGGGCTGCGCTGGTCCGACCGGCGCGAGGACTTCCGGACCGAGATCCTCGGCCTGGTCAAGGCGCAGATGGTGAAGAACACCGTCATCGTGCCGGTCGGCGCCAAGGGCGGCTTCGTCGGCAAGCGGCTTCCGGACCCGGCCGTGGACCGCGACGCCTGGCTGGCCGAGGGCATCGCCTGCTACAAGACCTTCATCTCCGGTCTGCTCGACATCACCGACAACCTCGTCGGCGGCGAGGTGGTCCACCCCGAGGACGTCGTCCGGCACGACGGGGACGACACCTACCTTGTCGTCGCGGCCGACAAGGGCACCGCGTCGTTCTCCGACATCGCCAACGAGGTCGCCACCGCCTACGGCTTCTGGCTCGGCGACGCCTTCGCCTCCGGCGGCTCCGCGGGCTACGACCACAAGGGCATGGGCATCACCGCCCGCGGCGCGTGGGAGTCCGTCAAGCGGCACTTCCGCGAGCTGGGCCACGACACCCAGACGGAGGACTTCACGGTCGTCGGCGTCGGCGACATGTCCGGGGACGTCTTCGGCAACGGCATGCTGCTCAGCGAGCACATCCGCCTCGTCGCGGCCTTCGACCACCGGCACATCTTCCTCGACCCGGACCCGGACGCCGCCGTCTCCTACGCCGAGCGACGCCGCCTCTTCGAACTGCCGCGCAGCTCCTGGGCGGACTACGACGCCTCCCTGCTCTCGCCCGGCGGCGGGATCCACCCGCGCTCCGCGAAGTCCGTCCCCGTGAACGCGCACATCCGGGAGGCGCTCGGGATCGAGGCGGGGATCACCAAGATGACCCCGGCCGAGCTGATGAAGGCCATCCTCAGCGCACCCGTCGACCTGCTGTGGAACGGCGGCATCGGCACGTACGTCAAGGCGGCCTCGGAGAGCAACGCGGACGTCGGCGACAAGGCCAATGACGCCATCCGCGTCGACGGCAGGGACGTGCGCGCCAAGGTGATCGGCGAGGGGGGCAACCTCGGCGCGACCCAGCTCGGCCGGATCGAGTTCGCCGTCCACGGCGGCCCGGACCGCACCGGCGGACACGTCAACACCGACGCGATCGACAACAGCGCCGGGGTGGACACCTCCGACCACGAGGTGAACATCAAGATCCTGCTCAACGCGGTCGTCGCCAACGGCGACATGACCGTCAAGCAGCGCAACAAGCTGCTCGCCGAGATGACCGACGAGGTCGGCGCCCTGGTCCTGCGCAACAACTACGCGCAGAACGTCGCGCTCGCCAACGCCGTGACCCAGGCGTCCAGCCTGCTCCACGCCCACCAGCGCGCCATCCGCCGGCTGGAACGCACCGGCGACCTGGACCGGGCGCTGGAGTTCCTGCCCGCCGACCGGCAGATCAAGGAGCGGCTGGCGAACGGCCGCGGCCTCACCCAGCCGGAACTGGCTGTGCTGCTCGCCTATGACAAGATCACCGCGGCCGAGGAGCTGATCGGCACCGATCTCCCGGACGACCCGTACCTCCAGCGGCTGCTGCACGCCTACTTCCCGCAGGCACTGCGCGAGCGGTTCCCCGAGCAGATCGACGGGCACGCGCTGCGCCGCGAGATCGTGACCACCGTGCTGGTCAACGACACGGTCAACAGCGCCGGCACCACCTTTCTGCACCGGATGCGGGAGGAGACCGGAGCCTCGACGGCGGAGGTCGTCCGGGCGCAGACCTCGGCCCGCGCGATCTTCGGCCTGAGTTCCGTATGGGACGCGGTGGAGGCGCTGGACAACCGTGTCCCGGCGGTCGTCCAGACCCGGATCCGGCTGCACTCGCGGCGGCTGGTGGAGCGCGGCACCCGCTGGCTGCTCAACAACCGCCCGCAGCCGCTGGAGATCGCCGAGACGATCGACTTCTTCGGCGAGCGGGTGGAGGCCGTCTGGTCCCAGCTCCCCAAGCTGCTGAGGGGCGCGGACCTGGAGTGGTACCAGGCCAACCTGGACGACCTGACCGCCGCGGGCGTACCGGGCGAGCTGGCCGCGCGGGTGGCGGGCTTCTCGTCGGCGTTCCCGACGCTCGACATCGTGGCGATCGCGGACCGCAACGACAAGACGCCGCTGGATGTCGCCGAGGTGTACTACGACCTCGCGGACCGGCTGCGGATCAGCCGGCTGATGGACCGGATCATCGAACTGCCGCGCTCCGACCGGTGGCAGTCGATGGCCCGCGCCGCCATCCGCGAGGACCTCTTCGCGGCGCACGCGGCGCTCACGGCCGATGTGCTCGCGGCCGGCAACGGCACCTCGACGCCCGAACAGCGTTTCGACGCCTGGCAGCGGAAGAACAGCGCGATCCTGGCCCGCGCCCGGGCCACGCTCGACGAGATCCACGGCTCGGACGCGTTCGATCTGGCCAATCTCTCCGTGGCGATGCGCACCATGCGCACCTTGCTGCGCGCACACCGCTGA
- a CDS encoding glycosyltransferase family 2 protein, with product MDADMPPPVEAAQISVIVIGYNDAAHIRTAVRSALGQGPAVREVIAVDDASTDATGALLDRMAAHEPRLRVRHRTVNSGGCGSPRNDGLRQATAPYVMFLDSDDVLPPGAADALLKAALRHAAPVVAGACLRRELPLRRDTRWQRALYLAEAVHDAPELQPRLVRDTLCVNKLYDRSFLAAHGITFPEGPFRYEDFVFTARVLAARPRIAVIPDTVYIWHVRRTAARPSISLDRSRVDGWRARLTAHRLAVDTLQLAGQRRLAHAARVKFLDHDLRIYLRELGRRDEDHRLAWWDLTREHLESFGEEDLLAARAPARWSARVIAAADHPRDVERLAGLAVHPARLLPPYARVNGRPVWAIDLPAVLLDRVDETPLHRLPVTVDGTLRAHERGTGGRGRGGGNGSGSGVRSGDGSTGGSGAAAGALGLTRPRLRLVLRVHELYGRLMAAGGPVTVDVELRHRDDGRLGLARNAVLTRDDTAAPSWTAEVLLGLDTPGTAGPAAPAGGRGGAPEIWDVRVRIHCADGGSLYTGVRAAGPLPRRGVAAGRNGLLLVHPFEAAGGSLALRVARGPRSALRIAGRALRRGLVERW from the coding sequence ATGGATGCCGATATGCCACCGCCGGTGGAGGCCGCGCAGATCAGCGTGATCGTCATCGGCTACAACGACGCGGCGCACATCAGGACGGCGGTCCGCTCGGCCCTCGGCCAGGGCCCCGCCGTCCGTGAGGTGATCGCCGTGGACGACGCCTCCACCGACGCCACCGGTGCCCTGCTCGACCGGATGGCGGCTCACGAGCCCCGGCTGCGGGTGCGGCACCGGACCGTCAACAGCGGCGGCTGCGGCAGCCCCCGCAACGACGGGCTGCGGCAGGCCACCGCCCCGTACGTGATGTTCCTCGACAGCGACGACGTGCTGCCGCCCGGCGCCGCCGACGCTCTCCTCAAGGCCGCCCTCCGGCACGCGGCGCCGGTCGTCGCGGGCGCCTGCCTCCGGCGCGAACTGCCGCTGCGGCGCGACACCCGCTGGCAGCGCGCTCTCTACCTGGCCGAGGCGGTCCACGACGCGCCGGAGCTGCAGCCGCGCCTGGTCCGCGACACCCTCTGTGTCAACAAGCTGTACGACCGGTCCTTCCTCGCCGCGCACGGCATCACCTTCCCCGAAGGCCCGTTCCGCTACGAGGACTTCGTCTTCACCGCCCGGGTGCTGGCCGCCCGCCCCCGGATCGCCGTCATCCCCGACACCGTCTACATCTGGCACGTCCGCCGCACCGCCGCCCGGCCCTCGATCTCGCTGGACCGCAGCCGGGTGGACGGCTGGCGGGCCCGGCTGACGGCGCACCGGCTGGCCGTGGACACCCTGCAACTGGCCGGGCAGCGGCGGCTGGCCCACGCCGCCCGGGTGAAGTTCCTCGACCACGACCTGCGGATATACCTGCGGGAACTGGGCCGGCGCGACGAGGACCACCGGCTCGCCTGGTGGGACCTCACCCGGGAGCATCTGGAGTCGTTCGGCGAGGAGGACCTGCTCGCCGCCCGCGCGCCCGCGCGGTGGAGCGCCCGGGTCATCGCGGCCGCCGATCACCCCCGCGACGTGGAGCGGCTGGCCGGGCTGGCCGTCCACCCGGCCCGGCTGCTGCCCCCGTACGCGCGGGTCAACGGCCGGCCGGTGTGGGCGATCGACCTGCCGGCCGTCCTGCTCGACCGGGTGGACGAGACACCGCTGCACCGGCTGCCGGTGACCGTCGACGGCACGCTCCGCGCGCACGAGCGCGGCACCGGCGGCAGAGGCCGCGGCGGCGGGAACGGAAGCGGAAGCGGTGTCCGGAGCGGGGACGGGAGCACCGGTGGCAGCGGTGCGGCGGCGGGCGCCCTCGGCCTCACCCGGCCCCGGCTGCGGCTCGTCCTGCGCGTCCACGAGCTGTACGGACGGCTGATGGCCGCCGGGGGCCCGGTCACCGTGGACGTCGAGCTGCGCCACCGCGACGACGGCCGCCTGGGGCTGGCCCGGAACGCCGTCCTCACCCGGGACGACACCGCGGCCCCGTCCTGGACGGCCGAGGTCCTGCTCGGCCTGGACACCCCGGGCACCGCCGGACCGGCCGCCCCCGCCGGCGGGCGCGGCGGAGCGCCGGAGATCTGGGACGTCCGGGTCAGGATCCACTGTGCCGACGGCGGTTCGCTCTACACCGGCGTGCGGGCCGCCGGTCCGCTGCCGCGCCGCGGGGTGGCGGCCGGCCGGAACGGTCTGCTGCTGGTGCACCCGTTCGAGGCGGCGGGCGGCTCACTCGCGCTGCGGGTGGCGCGCGGGCCGCGCAGCGCGCTCCGTATCGCCGGCCGGGCGCTGCGGCGTGGGCTGGTCGAGCGGTGGTGA
- a CDS encoding bifunctional glycosyltransferase/CDP-glycerol:glycerophosphate glycerophosphotransferase: protein MTTGEGRRTPDVSVIVIVYNDADRLPAAVRSVLAQTLHAVEAVIVDDHSTDGSHETARRLAAADPDRVRVCRLPANSGGCSAPRNRGIEEARAPWLMFLDSDDELPRHACKSLLLTAERTGADFVTGEVTRLYEESGTTGLWYPDLFADERVVEGIREAPEFFFDHLSTNKLYAAGFIARHRLRFPEGVHYEDQLFSARAFTLARRFAVVPWPVYTWHLAADPARPSISSSRHRIRNVVDRIAVARMIDTFLAESGNAGLRPAKDRKFLHHDFRLYLGDLAFRGPGWTARFAAETVPYLDGLAPEAVASLPRDERVCLRLLREGRYAEVRQSARGLGRPGIAPRHAVRDGAGRTYWGARLPDAGTDAAADLDITEWRLTEQPFAGGRIRHEAEDLAPDGPLLRLRLRTHDPAGLLTDTAGTPGREDGLTAELWLSAGGPPLKVPFRYRRAEPEEPSTAVAAEPSGTTGTTGGEYTAEIALDPRRIPLRAKGFAGRRHPVVVLTRHGLSRRDPLLAPLDLRPLRTALPRAGPLGGHELRVVCEDRGAGRLEFRWRRGGALRLAAEVAPRLGPVHREARRLRRRLSGPRLKAMVERELWRLPVDRHLVLFEAMEGAGYADSPRYIHEELVRRGLPYRSVWSYARDRSSFPPGVPLVRRGSWAYVRTLARAGYWVDSHGIPSVYAKRPETRYLQTWHGQALKHMGFDTPELRLGGEERRRTHRDMVARWDVLIAPSEEFERTFVRANGYTGELLRCGLPRNDVLVRWDEPAQRARAAAARARLQIPDGRRVLLYAPTFRDGLRGSGDSVRVDLAELAEGLGEEWTVVVRPHAYDRFTVPPELGYAVRDGRGFTDVNDLLLASDALVTDYSSLMFDYAALGRPILLFTDDYEEYSGGSRGTYYDLPDIAPGPMLRTTAELVAAVRDLDRVTGEWAAAYARFRAMFASRDSGQESKAVVDRFFEGGAP, encoded by the coding sequence ATGACGACCGGAGAGGGGAGGCGGACCCCGGACGTCTCGGTGATCGTGATCGTCTACAACGACGCCGACCGCCTCCCGGCCGCCGTGCGGTCCGTCCTCGCGCAGACGCTGCACGCCGTCGAGGCCGTGATCGTCGACGACCACAGCACCGACGGCTCCCACGAGACGGCCCGCCGCCTGGCCGCCGCCGACCCGGACCGGGTGCGCGTCTGCCGGCTCCCCGCGAACAGCGGTGGCTGCAGCGCCCCCCGCAACCGCGGCATCGAGGAGGCCCGGGCACCCTGGCTGATGTTCCTGGACAGCGACGACGAACTGCCCCGGCACGCCTGCAAGTCCCTGCTGCTCACCGCCGAGCGGACCGGCGCGGACTTCGTCACCGGCGAGGTGACCCGGCTCTACGAGGAGTCCGGCACCACCGGCCTCTGGTACCCGGACCTCTTCGCGGACGAACGGGTGGTCGAGGGCATCCGGGAGGCCCCGGAGTTCTTCTTCGACCACCTCTCCACCAACAAGCTCTACGCGGCCGGCTTCATCGCCCGCCACCGGCTGCGCTTCCCCGAGGGCGTCCACTACGAGGACCAGCTCTTCTCCGCCCGCGCCTTCACCCTGGCCCGCCGGTTCGCCGTGGTCCCGTGGCCCGTCTACACCTGGCACCTGGCGGCCGACCCGGCCCGGCCGTCGATCTCCTCCAGCCGCCACCGCATCCGTAACGTCGTCGACCGGATCGCCGTGGCCCGGATGATCGACACCTTTCTGGCGGAGAGCGGCAACGCCGGTCTGCGCCCCGCGAAGGACCGGAAGTTCCTCCACCACGACTTCCGCCTCTACCTCGGAGATCTGGCCTTCCGCGGCCCCGGGTGGACCGCGCGCTTCGCCGCCGAGACCGTCCCCTACCTGGACGGCCTCGCCCCGGAGGCGGTCGCGTCGCTCCCGCGCGACGAGCGCGTCTGTCTGCGGCTGCTCCGCGAGGGCCGGTACGCGGAGGTGCGGCAGAGCGCCCGCGGGCTCGGACGGCCGGGCATCGCACCGCGCCACGCGGTACGGGACGGCGCCGGGCGGACGTACTGGGGCGCGCGGCTCCCGGACGCGGGGACGGACGCGGCGGCCGACCTGGACATCACCGAGTGGCGGCTGACGGAACAGCCGTTCGCCGGCGGCCGGATACGCCACGAGGCCGAGGACCTGGCACCCGACGGGCCGCTGCTCCGGCTGCGCCTGCGCACCCACGACCCGGCGGGGCTGCTCACGGACACCGCGGGGACGCCGGGCCGGGAGGACGGGCTGACGGCCGAGCTGTGGCTCAGCGCGGGCGGGCCGCCCCTGAAGGTTCCCTTCCGCTACCGGCGGGCGGAGCCGGAGGAGCCCTCGACGGCCGTCGCAGCCGAGCCTTCCGGCACGACCGGCACCACCGGCGGCGAGTACACCGCCGAGATCGCCCTCGACCCGCGCCGTATCCCGCTGCGGGCCAAGGGCTTCGCCGGCCGCCGCCACCCGGTGGTCGTCCTCACCCGGCACGGCCTCAGCCGCCGGGACCCGCTGCTGGCCCCCCTTGATCTGCGGCCCCTGCGGACGGCGCTGCCCCGGGCCGGACCGCTCGGCGGCCACGAGCTCCGCGTCGTCTGCGAGGACCGCGGCGCCGGCCGGCTGGAGTTCCGCTGGCGGCGTGGAGGCGCGCTGCGCCTGGCGGCCGAGGTGGCGCCCCGGCTGGGACCGGTCCACCGCGAGGCCCGGCGGCTGCGGCGGCGGCTGTCGGGTCCCCGGCTGAAGGCCATGGTGGAGCGCGAGCTGTGGCGGCTCCCGGTCGACCGGCACCTGGTGCTCTTCGAGGCGATGGAGGGCGCCGGGTACGCCGACAGCCCCCGCTACATCCACGAGGAGCTGGTGCGGCGCGGGCTGCCGTACCGGAGCGTGTGGTCGTACGCGCGGGACCGCTCGTCCTTCCCGCCCGGGGTGCCGCTCGTCCGGCGCGGCAGCTGGGCGTACGTCCGTACGCTCGCGCGGGCCGGGTACTGGGTGGACTCGCACGGCATCCCCTCCGTCTACGCCAAGCGCCCGGAGACCCGCTATCTGCAGACCTGGCACGGCCAGGCGCTGAAGCACATGGGCTTCGACACCCCCGAACTGCGGCTGGGCGGCGAGGAGCGGCGGCGCACCCACCGGGACATGGTGGCCCGCTGGGACGTCCTGATCGCTCCCAGCGAGGAGTTCGAGCGCACGTTCGTCCGCGCCAACGGCTACACCGGTGAGCTGCTGCGCTGCGGACTGCCCCGCAACGACGTCCTGGTGCGCTGGGACGAACCCGCGCAGCGGGCCCGGGCCGCCGCGGCCCGCGCCCGGCTGCAGATCCCGGACGGCCGCCGGGTGCTGCTCTACGCGCCGACCTTCCGGGACGGCCTGCGGGGCAGCGGCGACTCGGTCCGGGTGGACCTGGCGGAGCTGGCCGAGGGGCTGGGCGAGGAGTGGACCGTGGTGGTCCGCCCGCACGCCTACGACCGGTTCACCGTGCCGCCGGAGCTGGGGTACGCGGTCCGGGACGGGCGGGGCTTCACCGACGTCAACGACCTGCTGCTGGCCTCCGACGCGCTGGTGACGGACTACTCCTCCCTGATGTTCGACTACGCCGCCCTCGGCCGGCCGATCCTGCTGTTCACCGACGACTACGAGGAGTACAGCGGCGGCTCGCGCGGAACGTACTACGACCTGCCGGACATCGCTCCGGGGCCGATGCTGCGGACCACCGCGGAACTGGTGGCGGCGGTACGGGACCTGGACCGGGTGACCGGGGAGTGGGCGGCGGCGTACGCCCGCTTCCGGGCGATGTTCGCCTCCCGGGACAGCGGACAGGAGAGCAAGGCCGTGGTCGACCGGTTCTTCGAGGGGGGCGCACCGTGA
- a CDS encoding glycosyltransferase: MGIDVDSMGGSQRVLHTLAQGFGERGHRTELIGIRPSPEPYRYHADPAYRHTTLYPAPAAPLRPARSLTERLGPARLLENRARRAERDRARARLAARFATAGRGYVVIGSPWAVDWLSAVDRPHLKGIGQYHESFAQARASANLRLILRHYPELEKSLFLSEGDAADFRRQRLPNAAVMPNPLPFTASAPAPLDTRRIGAVGRLEEIKRLDRLIDAFAEIAPDRPGWELHLFGDGPLEAELRGRAARLGCAERVVFRGSVRDVAAAYRELSVLALTSEREGRPMAVAEAAACGVPVVSFDLSDGVRELVADGRTGRLVRPGDQEAFTAALRELVADDALRKRFGRAAREHVAPLALPAVLDRWEALFDEIDR; the protein is encoded by the coding sequence GTGGGCATCGACGTCGACTCGATGGGCGGCTCGCAACGCGTGCTGCACACCCTCGCACAGGGGTTCGGCGAGCGCGGGCACCGCACCGAGCTGATCGGCATCCGGCCGAGCCCGGAGCCGTACCGCTACCACGCCGACCCCGCCTACCGGCACACCACGCTCTACCCCGCTCCCGCGGCGCCTCTCCGCCCGGCCCGCAGCCTCACCGAACGCCTCGGTCCCGCCCGGCTGCTGGAGAACCGGGCGCGCCGAGCGGAGCGCGACCGGGCCCGGGCACGGCTGGCCGCCCGGTTCGCCACCGCCGGCCGGGGCTACGTCGTCATCGGCTCGCCCTGGGCCGTGGACTGGCTGTCCGCCGTCGACCGGCCGCACCTCAAGGGCATCGGCCAGTACCACGAGTCGTTCGCACAGGCACGCGCCTCGGCGAACCTCCGGCTGATCCTGCGGCACTACCCGGAGCTGGAGAAGTCCCTCTTCCTCAGTGAGGGCGACGCGGCCGACTTCCGCCGGCAGCGGCTGCCGAACGCCGCCGTGATGCCCAATCCGCTGCCCTTCACGGCCTCCGCGCCCGCCCCGCTCGACACCCGGCGGATCGGCGCCGTCGGCAGGCTGGAGGAGATCAAGCGGCTGGACCGGCTGATCGACGCCTTCGCGGAGATCGCGCCCGACCGCCCCGGCTGGGAGCTGCACCTCTTCGGCGACGGGCCGCTGGAAGCGGAGTTGCGCGGGCGGGCCGCCCGGCTCGGCTGCGCGGAGCGGGTCGTCTTCCGGGGGAGCGTGCGCGACGTGGCCGCCGCCTACCGCGAACTGTCCGTGCTCGCGCTCACCAGCGAGCGCGAGGGGCGCCCGATGGCCGTGGCGGAGGCGGCCGCCTGCGGGGTGCCCGTCGTGAGCTTCGACCTCTCGGACGGGGTGCGGGAGCTGGTCGCCGACGGCCGCACCGGCAGACTGGTGCGCCCCGGCGACCAGGAGGCGTTCACCGCCGCGCTGCGCGAACTGGTGGCGGACGACGCGCTGCGGAAGCGTTTCGGGCGTGCGGCACGGGAGCACGTCGCCCCGCTCGCGCTGCCGGCTGTGCTCGACCGCTGGGAAGCCCTGTTCGACGAGATCGACCGCTGA